From Methylomonas sp. EFPC3, a single genomic window includes:
- a CDS encoding exo-beta-1,3-glucanase, with translation MKRSLVLLLLQLFLADYAQAQASQPPPEQVQFGRETLQCAAFSPYVGSLTPEHGPPPSRQLIDGLLDQLIEQTPFRCIMTYGVINGLGEVFASAQTRHLKVIAIVWLDKDIAMNTRSIAAGIETAKSYPETIIAMSCGSEVRTRHGNRFDGEILRCIDSLRRAGVRQPLTTIDTWWEWCDRSLTCRPTLFADKVDWIGTNIFPWWENKFSPIHSCTTAEQAADFHIARVEDLRRTYPGKDVVITEFGWPNGPEGGSETNRHTGQRCGIANSENQALVVRSTFEKLAERGWSGVVFEAFSENWKPGSEGIFGSFWGLCQGLEPYSCLQPFAGNEH, from the coding sequence ATGAAACGCTCATTAGTTTTGTTGCTCTTGCAACTGTTTCTCGCCGACTACGCGCAAGCCCAGGCTTCCCAGCCGCCGCCGGAGCAAGTGCAATTCGGCCGAGAGACACTGCAATGCGCTGCGTTCAGCCCTTACGTCGGCAGCCTGACGCCGGAGCACGGTCCACCGCCGTCCCGGCAATTGATAGACGGTCTGCTCGACCAGCTTATCGAGCAAACCCCATTTCGCTGCATCATGACTTACGGCGTCATCAATGGCCTCGGCGAAGTATTCGCCTCGGCCCAAACCCGGCATCTTAAAGTCATCGCCATCGTCTGGCTGGACAAGGATATAGCGATGAATACCCGCTCCATCGCCGCCGGCATCGAAACGGCCAAATCCTACCCGGAGACGATTATCGCTATGAGCTGCGGCTCGGAAGTCCGCACCCGCCACGGCAACCGTTTCGACGGCGAAATCTTGCGCTGCATAGACAGTTTGCGCCGGGCCGGGGTCCGCCAGCCGCTCACAACCATCGACACCTGGTGGGAATGGTGCGACCGCAGCCTGACCTGCCGGCCAACCTTGTTTGCCGACAAGGTGGACTGGATAGGCACCAATATTTTTCCGTGGTGGGAGAATAAATTTTCGCCGATCCATTCCTGCACGACCGCGGAACAAGCCGCCGATTTCCATATCGCCCGGGTTGAAGATCTACGCCGGACCTATCCCGGCAAAGACGTGGTGATTACCGAATTCGGCTGGCCGAACGGCCCGGAAGGCGGCTCGGAAACCAATCGCCACACCGGCCAACGTTGCGGGATCGCCAACTCGGAAAATCAGGCCTTGGTGGTGCGTTCCACCTTCGAAAAACTGGCGGAACGGGGGTGGTCCGGCGTCGTGTTCGAAGCCTTCTCCGAAAACTGGAAACCGGGCAGCGAAGGGATTTTCGGTAGCTTTTGGGGGCTATGCCAAGGCCTGGAACCTTATTCCTGCCTGCAACCGTTCGCCGGCAACGAACATTGA